The following proteins are co-located in the Desulfoscipio sp. XC116 genome:
- a CDS encoding ABC transporter ATP-binding protein, whose product MSLLEARSITKQFSGLTAVSSLSFTVEQGEILGIIGPNGSGKTTVFNLISRFFPLTSGEIYFKEQRIDTLPAHKICKIGIGRTFQVVKPLRRMTVLENIMAGAFLRTGSIGKARYKAEEIVDFCNLGAYAHREAKGLPIPLRKRLEIARAMATGPELLLLDETCAGLNPRESEEAIDLIRRIRDTGVTIIIIEHIMKVMMGISDRILAINFGSEIAMGKPREVANTPEVIKAYLGDAYA is encoded by the coding sequence ATGAGTCTCCTTGAAGCAAGAAGTATCACCAAACAATTCAGCGGTCTGACAGCGGTCTCAAGTTTGAGTTTTACCGTGGAGCAGGGAGAAATTTTAGGCATTATCGGTCCCAATGGATCCGGGAAAACAACCGTTTTCAATCTCATCAGCCGTTTTTTCCCACTTACTTCGGGCGAAATTTATTTTAAGGAGCAAAGGATCGACACGCTGCCCGCGCATAAGATCTGTAAAATAGGGATAGGGAGAACTTTTCAGGTGGTTAAACCTCTAAGACGCATGACCGTCCTTGAAAACATTATGGCCGGTGCCTTTTTGCGCACCGGCAGCATTGGCAAGGCCAGATACAAGGCCGAGGAGATTGTCGATTTTTGCAACCTGGGCGCCTACGCCCATCGCGAGGCTAAAGGTTTGCCCATTCCACTGCGCAAGAGGCTGGAAATTGCCAGAGCTATGGCTACGGGTCCGGAATTGCTGCTGCTGGACGAAACCTGTGCCGGGCTTAATCCACGCGAGTCCGAAGAGGCTATAGACCTGATCCGGCGTATTCGTGACACCGGTGTCACTATTATCATCATTGAACACATCATGAAAGTAATGATGGGCATTTCCGATCGGATTTTGGCCATCAACTTCGGCAGCGAAATAGCCATGGGAAAACCCCGGGAAGTAGCAAACACTCCTGAGGTAATAAAAGCATATTTGGGAGATGCTTATGCTTAA
- a CDS encoding ABC transporter substrate-binding protein: MKKNRWQILAVVLAVTLVGLLAGGCGGSGSGGGGEDVVKVGVILPLTGSEAMFGEMEKNSFEMAYEELKAAGKTTVGGKEIKLLYEDDQGKQDVAKSATEKLVNQDKVHMLSGGYSSACTNVIAGSAQSMNTPFLIVTGSSDTITQQGWSYVFRGAAAPASKYTIAFWEMMEKVIKPQKVAIIFENTDFGTSSAKGFRDECQKRGINVVFDQPYEHGAIDFKPMLANMRSSNPDMIFATSYVMDASMIVKQMKELNFNTKLFVGNGAGYTMPEFYENAGAASDYVASTTLWVPSVTWPGAGDYFKNYKEKYDKEPDYHGAQAYATMYVIADALGRAAEMNAEGIRQALKETDIDTIMGPIKFEDWAGYTNQNKPNTYVVQWQKGELEVIWPEEVKSADYVYPVPQWTER; the protein is encoded by the coding sequence GTGAAAAAGAACAGGTGGCAAATCTTAGCTGTAGTGTTGGCTGTCACGTTGGTGGGATTGCTTGCCGGCGGTTGCGGCGGCAGCGGTAGCGGTGGCGGCGGCGAAGATGTGGTTAAAGTCGGCGTTATATTGCCTTTAACTGGTAGTGAGGCTATGTTTGGCGAAATGGAAAAGAATTCTTTTGAAATGGCCTATGAAGAATTGAAAGCCGCCGGGAAAACCACTGTGGGCGGTAAAGAGATTAAGCTTCTGTACGAGGACGACCAGGGCAAGCAGGATGTGGCCAAATCCGCCACCGAAAAGCTGGTCAACCAGGATAAGGTGCATATGCTCAGCGGCGGCTACAGCAGCGCCTGCACCAACGTAATAGCCGGTTCGGCCCAGTCCATGAACACACCGTTCCTCATTGTCACCGGTTCTTCCGACACCATTACCCAGCAGGGATGGAGTTATGTTTTCAGGGGAGCCGCGGCGCCCGCCAGCAAATACACCATTGCTTTCTGGGAAATGATGGAGAAGGTTATCAAGCCGCAAAAGGTGGCCATCATCTTTGAAAACACTGATTTTGGCACATCCTCAGCTAAAGGTTTCAGGGATGAATGTCAAAAGAGAGGCATCAATGTTGTGTTTGACCAGCCTTACGAGCACGGCGCCATCGACTTCAAGCCCATGCTGGCCAATATGAGGAGCAGCAACCCGGATATGATTTTCGCCACCTCATACGTCATGGACGCTTCCATGATTGTAAAGCAGATGAAAGAGCTTAATTTCAATACCAAGCTTTTTGTGGGCAACGGTGCCGGTTATACCATGCCCGAATTCTACGAAAACGCCGGGGCGGCTTCGGACTACGTGGCTTCCACAACCCTGTGGGTGCCCAGCGTAACCTGGCCGGGCGCAGGCGATTACTTCAAAAACTACAAGGAGAAATACGACAAGGAGCCTGATTATCACGGCGCCCAGGCTTACGCCACTATGTACGTCATTGCCGACGCACTGGGCAGGGCCGCGGAAATGAACGCCGAGGGGATCCGGCAGGCGCTGAAGGAAACTGATATAGACACCATCATGGGCCCCATCAAGTTTGAAGACTGGGCAGGCTACACCAACCAGAACAAGCCCAACACCTATGTGGTGCAGTGGCAAAAAGGGGAACTGGAAGTTATCTGGCCCGAGGAAGTAAAATCCGCCGACTATGTCTACCCCGTCCCCCAGTGGACAGAGAGGTAA
- a CDS encoding AraC family transcriptional regulator — MNKKLSSADADHQFSFRSLVEKVEQVDNRAVFHYDKHYIRGKTVQSEIFDGIWIIYHDLTLQTPEVFPMEETGFIRMNYCISGRCEMDYKNHKVFYIGSGDFIAALLGDKHHKHIFPLGNYEGISIVTTETKLDGFLKTIFMDTQITSSVLIQKMKQCGKFMLLSNRYKIKEIMSKMIILNDTFWKEKTVLKFAELVILLIDDDMEAMESKEKYFERHLTDKVKQIKKEVTENMEEHLTIKEVAEKHHISSRAFSECFKEIYGKTYYAFIKEFRIKKAADMLRSTNNSVTEIAITVGYQNASKFSKAFSDIVGVTPICYRKNNSSAALE; from the coding sequence ATGAATAAAAAATTATCTTCGGCAGATGCAGATCATCAATTTTCTTTCCGCAGCTTGGTGGAAAAAGTCGAGCAAGTTGATAACAGAGCGGTTTTTCATTATGACAAGCATTATATACGCGGAAAGACTGTTCAATCCGAAATATTTGACGGCATATGGATTATCTATCATGATTTAACGCTGCAAACTCCCGAGGTGTTTCCTATGGAAGAAACCGGATTTATTCGGATGAATTATTGTATTTCCGGGAGATGCGAAATGGACTATAAAAATCATAAGGTATTTTATATAGGTTCAGGTGATTTTATAGCTGCACTTTTAGGCGACAAACATCATAAACATATCTTTCCTTTAGGAAACTATGAGGGGATTTCCATTGTTACCACAGAAACAAAGTTAGACGGATTTCTTAAAACAATATTTATGGATACCCAAATTACAAGCAGCGTGCTGATTCAAAAAATGAAGCAATGCGGTAAATTTATGTTGCTGTCCAACAGATATAAGATAAAGGAAATCATGAGTAAAATGATTATATTGAATGATACGTTTTGGAAAGAAAAAACAGTGCTGAAATTTGCGGAGCTTGTTATTCTTCTGATCGATGATGACATGGAAGCAATGGAATCAAAAGAAAAGTATTTTGAACGACATTTGACCGATAAAGTTAAGCAAATAAAAAAAGAAGTAACGGAAAATATGGAGGAGCATTTGACAATCAAAGAAGTTGCAGAAAAACATCATATCAGTTCCAGGGCATTTTCAGAGTGTTTCAAGGAGATATACGGGAAGACCTACTATGCCTTTATTAAGGAATTCAGAATTAAAAAAGCGGCGGATATGCTTCGCAGTACAAACAATAGCGTGACAGAGATTGCAATTACAGTCGGTTATCAGAATGCCAGCAAATTTTCCAAAGCCTTTTCAGATATTGTGGGCGTTACTCCGATTTGCTACAGAAAGAACAATTCTTCTGCGGCTTTGGAGTGA
- a CDS encoding ABC transporter ATP-binding protein, which produces MLKVKNINVSYKDLQVLWDVSFEVQEGEFVAVLGANGAGKTTMLNAISGLLKVGRGSIEFMGKDITRLPGYKIAELGIIHVPEGRRLFPEMTVRENLEMGSLFSEARAKRKETMKRVFEYFPILEEKQNDEACTMSGGQQQMLALGRGLMALPKLLILDEPSLGLAPVLVKQIFENIKDINGAGVTVLQVEQNVVQTLNMCHRAYVLENGKVSLEGGGQELLNNEHIKEAYLGI; this is translated from the coding sequence ATGCTTAAGGTAAAGAATATCAACGTATCTTATAAAGACCTGCAGGTGTTGTGGGATGTTTCCTTTGAGGTGCAAGAGGGGGAATTTGTGGCCGTCCTGGGTGCCAACGGGGCTGGTAAAACCACCATGCTAAACGCCATTTCCGGCCTGCTCAAGGTTGGTCGAGGCAGCATTGAGTTTATGGGAAAGGACATAACCCGTCTGCCCGGATATAAAATCGCGGAACTGGGTATCATTCATGTGCCTGAAGGCAGGCGGCTTTTTCCCGAAATGACCGTGCGGGAGAACTTGGAGATGGGATCGCTGTTTTCCGAGGCCAGGGCCAAGCGGAAGGAGACCATGAAAAGGGTGTTTGAATATTTCCCCATCCTGGAGGAAAAGCAAAATGACGAAGCCTGCACCATGAGCGGCGGTCAGCAGCAGATGCTGGCCCTGGGCAGGGGTTTAATGGCGCTGCCCAAACTGCTGATTCTGGACGAACCTTCTCTGGGTCTGGCGCCGGTACTGGTAAAGCAAATTTTTGAAAACATCAAGGACATTAACGGCGCGGGTGTCACCGTGCTGCAGGTTGAGCAGAATGTGGTGCAGACCTTAAACATGTGCCACCGGGCCTATGTGCTTGAGAACGGCAAAGTGTCTCTGGAGGGCGGCGGCCAGGAGCTCTTAAACAACGAACACATAAAAGAGGCGTACCTGGGTATATAA
- a CDS encoding branched-chain amino acid ABC transporter permease, with translation MLNKKSLMAIVFLLLAVLLPVFITAPYHLHILILILIWATIGTAWNLLGGYAGQVSFGHAAFFGLGAYSAGLLTLHYSLSPWWGILLGPVVAALIALPIGMICFRLRGPYFALAMLALGEIFRLVFLNITNFSNGAKGILIMPAITGKMFYYYTGLGMLALTLLVTYLIVHSKIGYYLVSIREDQDAAISLGIPATMYKNLALLPSAFFTGLAGAFYMNYVAFIDPNIVFNLTNVSVMVILVVMLGGVATTWGPTIGAAIYIFLGELFRTTLGSANVLVFGILVCVIILFLPNGIAGELDLLKRFTRRKKTSVSGGV, from the coding sequence ATGTTGAATAAAAAGTCTTTAATGGCCATTGTTTTTCTGTTGCTGGCAGTCCTGCTGCCGGTGTTTATTACAGCCCCCTATCATCTGCACATATTGATTTTGATTCTGATTTGGGCTACCATTGGCACGGCATGGAACCTTTTGGGCGGATACGCGGGGCAAGTCTCCTTTGGCCACGCCGCTTTTTTTGGATTGGGTGCCTATTCCGCCGGACTGTTAACCTTGCATTACAGCCTCTCCCCCTGGTGGGGCATACTCCTGGGCCCGGTGGTGGCCGCACTGATCGCCCTGCCTATCGGGATGATCTGCTTCCGACTGAGAGGACCTTATTTTGCCCTGGCCATGCTGGCGCTGGGTGAAATCTTCAGGCTGGTTTTTTTAAATATCACCAACTTTTCCAATGGCGCCAAGGGTATTTTGATTATGCCCGCCATCACCGGTAAAATGTTTTATTATTACACCGGGCTGGGCATGCTGGCCCTCACCCTGCTGGTAACCTACCTCATCGTGCACTCAAAGATCGGTTACTATCTGGTGTCCATAAGGGAGGATCAGGACGCTGCCATTTCCCTGGGCATACCCGCCACCATGTATAAAAATCTGGCGCTGCTGCCGAGCGCTTTTTTCACTGGATTGGCAGGGGCTTTCTATATGAATTACGTCGCTTTTATCGACCCGAACATCGTGTTCAACCTGACCAACGTTTCGGTCATGGTAATCCTGGTGGTCATGCTGGGAGGTGTTGCCACCACCTGGGGCCCCACCATCGGAGCGGCCATTTACATCTTTCTGGGAGAGCTGTTCCGCACCACCCTGGGTTCGGCCAATGTGCTTGTTTTTGGTATTCTGGTATGTGTTATCATTCTGTTCCTGCCCAATGGCATTGCAGGTGAGCTGGATTTATTGAAACGTTTCACGCGGCGCAAAAAAACCAGCGTATCCGGGGGTGTGTAG
- a CDS encoding branched-chain amino acid ABC transporter permease, producing MLLGQTIICGILLGGMYALIAIGMTLIMGVMKIINLAHGALVMVGMYVTYICSKNFGIDPYVGMFIAMPALFFLGCLIQKYMINRLVEVDSILPENQVLLTVGIMLVLTETARLLFKSDYRSVTTSYSSDTVFWGGMSISVPLLIGFFIAMLFTFLLHLFLTKTDLGKSIRATAQDRDAAVYMGVNASKITMITFGIGSALAAVGGSLLLPLFYLFPDVGHLFTAKSFIITILGGMGSTMGAAVGGLILGLSESLGATYISMGYKDVVGLVIFILVLLFMPGGFRSLVKR from the coding sequence ATGTTGTTAGGACAGACAATTATTTGCGGCATACTGCTGGGGGGAATGTACGCCTTAATCGCCATCGGTATGACTTTGATCATGGGTGTAATGAAAATCATCAACCTGGCTCATGGCGCCCTGGTGATGGTGGGAATGTACGTAACATACATTTGTTCTAAAAATTTCGGCATAGATCCTTATGTCGGCATGTTTATCGCCATGCCGGCCCTGTTCTTCCTGGGCTGCCTGATTCAAAAATACATGATTAACCGGTTGGTTGAAGTGGATTCCATCTTGCCGGAAAACCAGGTGCTGCTCACGGTGGGCATTATGCTGGTGTTAACCGAGACGGCCAGGCTGCTCTTTAAGTCCGATTACCGTTCTGTTACCACAAGCTATTCCTCCGACACGGTCTTTTGGGGGGGCATGTCCATTAGCGTGCCTTTGTTGATCGGCTTTTTTATCGCCATGCTTTTCACTTTTCTGCTGCACCTTTTTTTAACAAAGACCGATTTGGGCAAATCCATCAGAGCCACTGCTCAGGACCGGGACGCCGCTGTATATATGGGCGTAAATGCCTCAAAAATCACCATGATCACATTCGGCATAGGCTCCGCCTTGGCCGCAGTCGGCGGTTCGCTGCTGCTGCCGCTGTTTTATCTTTTTCCCGATGTCGGACATTTGTTCACCGCCAAATCCTTTATCATCACCATTCTGGGCGGTATGGGCAGTACCATGGGCGCCGCCGTGGGCGGATTGATCCTGGGGCTTTCGGAATCACTGGGCGCCACTTATATATCCATGGGTTATAAAGATGTCGTAGGATTGGTCATATTTATACTTGTGCTTTTGTTCATGCCCGGTGGTTTCAGGAGTCTGGTGAAGAGGTGA
- a CDS encoding biotin/lipoyl-containing protein, with protein sequence MANVLSPMVGKLVSVDVKVGDRVKANDAVATIEAMKMMVKIYAPSDGTVQEIKVTAGDVVNTDTVIMTLE encoded by the coding sequence ATGGCCAATGTACTTTCTCCAATGGTTGGAAAGTTGGTTTCCGTTGATGTTAAGGTGGGCGACCGGGTTAAGGCTAACGATGCGGTAGCCACTATCGAAGCAATGAAAATGATGGTTAAAATTTATGCCCCTTCCGACGGTACCGTACAAGAAATCAAAGTAACAGCCGGCGACGTAGTTAACACTGATACAGTAATAATGACTCTGGAGTAA
- a CDS encoding ABC transporter ATP-binding protein → MIKTIKRLLEFSGRNKSAIIQSFVYSVILTICEVIPVLGIVYSLNSIVLVKRNGSQITIETVIGAFLILLVGVVGKIIFGSIANSKAQVACFNMCADKRIEIGDRLKRMPMGYFNSNRLGEIASAVTTTIGDIETQAGHILNNIVVGVVHAIVIAIVISFFDWRIGLISIFAIITGLLVNSVLQKKSIAVSPKRQEAQSRLVTAVLEYIQGIAVVKAFGLGEKSNRSVDDAIEESRRRNIGLEKAFIKLIALYLYVFKVAGCGMLMMACYLFSGGEFSLLNTLMIIVSSFVIFSQIEAAGSTSSLLRVLDSSMDKVKTVEQTPLMDENGTDIKPEDYKIEFKNVSFSYDSRKILDNISLTIPQNTTAAIVGPSGGGKSTICNLIARFWDVNEGEVMLGGYNVKAYTCESLFKNISMVFQNVYLFQETIINNIKFGRPKATMDEVVKASEKACCHEFISNLPDGYNTLIGEGGCSLSGGEKQRISIARAILKDAPIIILDEATSSVDPENEKQLQLAIEELTKHKTVIMIAHHLSTVQNADNIFVLSGGHIVQQGKHEKLMNEEGIYSEFIYARKKAIGWSL, encoded by the coding sequence ATGATTAAGACGATAAAAAGGTTGCTGGAGTTTTCAGGCAGAAACAAGAGTGCCATAATACAATCCTTTGTTTATAGTGTTATCTTGACCATTTGTGAGGTTATTCCTGTTTTGGGGATTGTATATAGCTTAAATAGTATTGTTCTTGTAAAAAGAAACGGAAGCCAAATTACAATAGAAACAGTCATCGGTGCATTTTTGATTCTGCTCGTTGGAGTAGTAGGAAAAATCATATTCGGGTCCATTGCCAACAGTAAAGCCCAGGTTGCTTGTTTTAATATGTGTGCGGATAAAAGGATTGAAATTGGCGACAGACTTAAAAGAATGCCAATGGGATATTTTAACTCAAACCGCCTTGGCGAAATTGCATCTGCGGTAACAACGACAATCGGAGATATTGAAACTCAAGCGGGTCATATTCTGAACAATATTGTAGTCGGCGTTGTTCATGCTATTGTAATTGCCATTGTGATCAGCTTTTTTGACTGGCGTATTGGGCTTATCTCTATTTTCGCAATCATTACGGGTTTACTTGTAAACTCCGTTTTACAGAAAAAAAGCATTGCTGTTTCACCAAAGAGGCAGGAAGCTCAAAGCAGGCTTGTGACCGCAGTTTTGGAATATATTCAAGGGATAGCGGTCGTAAAAGCTTTCGGCCTTGGGGAAAAATCCAATCGTTCAGTCGATGATGCTATTGAGGAAAGCCGCAGGCGCAATATTGGATTAGAGAAAGCTTTTATAAAATTAATTGCTCTTTATCTATATGTTTTTAAAGTAGCAGGCTGTGGCATGCTGATGATGGCCTGTTATTTATTTAGCGGCGGTGAATTTTCATTATTGAATACACTGATGATTATCGTTTCAAGTTTTGTTATATTTTCCCAAATCGAAGCCGCCGGAAGCACTTCCTCCTTATTGCGGGTGCTGGATAGTAGCATGGATAAGGTTAAAACCGTGGAACAGACACCACTTATGGATGAAAACGGGACGGATATTAAACCTGAAGATTATAAAATAGAATTTAAAAACGTATCATTTTCCTATGATTCAAGAAAGATTCTTGACAATATAAGCCTTACTATCCCTCAAAATACAACGGCGGCCATTGTAGGGCCGTCCGGCGGAGGAAAAAGTACAATTTGCAATTTGATCGCTAGGTTCTGGGATGTAAACGAGGGTGAAGTAATGCTTGGAGGTTATAATGTCAAAGCTTATACCTGCGAAAGCTTATTTAAAAATATCAGCATGGTATTTCAAAATGTATATTTATTTCAAGAGACAATTATAAACAATATTAAATTCGGGCGCCCGAAGGCGACAATGGACGAAGTCGTGAAAGCTTCCGAAAAAGCATGCTGTCATGAATTTATATCTAATTTACCGGACGGATACAATACGTTGATCGGAGAAGGAGGCTGCAGTCTGTCAGGCGGTGAAAAGCAGCGTATATCCATCGCCAGAGCAATTTTAAAAGATGCTCCCATTATTATTCTTGATGAGGCAACTTCAAGTGTCGATCCTGAAAATGAAAAACAATTGCAGCTGGCGATTGAGGAGCTTACAAAACATAAGACGGTTATTATGATTGCCCATCACCTTTCAACCGTGCAAAACGCTGATAATATCTTTGTATTAAGCGGAGGACATATTGTACAACAAGGAAAACATGAAAAGTTGATGAATGAGGAAGGAATCTATTCTGAATTTATTTATGCAAGAAAAAAAGCAATTGGATGGAGTCTATAA
- the tig gene encoding trigger factor, protein MKATAEKLENNTVVLDVEVDAEQLARALDQAYRKLVKDVHVPGFRKGKTPRVVFENYVGKAALYNEAVEYVIPDAYMQAVNETGVEPVAQPQLEVEQVEEGKTVKFKATVRVKPEVTLGQYSSLEVTKPEVEVTEQDVDKEIVKLQERHAQLINLEEGAVAGGDIALIDFVGRRDGVEFEGGQGTDYSLEIGSGTFVPGFEDQLIGVAVGETRDITVTFPEDYPNEDLKGQEAVFTVTIKGIKRKEVAALDDEFAKDVSEFDTLEELRADLLNKLKEAAENKARQQIKGDAVQKAVENAAVDIPEEMVDTRVDEMVVNMERRLMSQGLTMENYLKYTDSTVDDMKKSFRDDAKRGVKTTLVLDAISKQEAIEIGEEDLEKEIATMAENYQQDPKVLRKILEGQNQIDFIRDGLQQQKAIDFIAEQAVLVEDTNPPAEE, encoded by the coding sequence ATGAAAGCGACCGCGGAAAAGCTGGAGAACAATACAGTAGTGCTTGATGTAGAGGTTGATGCTGAACAGTTGGCCAGAGCGCTTGATCAGGCATATCGCAAACTGGTCAAAGATGTGCATGTACCTGGATTTCGCAAAGGAAAGACACCGCGGGTGGTATTTGAAAATTATGTCGGTAAAGCCGCCCTATATAATGAAGCCGTGGAATACGTTATTCCCGATGCCTACATGCAGGCTGTAAATGAAACCGGCGTGGAACCGGTAGCACAGCCTCAGCTTGAAGTTGAGCAGGTGGAAGAAGGTAAGACTGTAAAATTTAAAGCTACCGTACGCGTAAAGCCCGAGGTTACACTGGGCCAGTACAGCAGTCTTGAAGTAACCAAGCCCGAGGTGGAGGTCACTGAGCAGGATGTGGACAAAGAAATTGTCAAATTGCAGGAAAGGCATGCTCAATTAATCAACCTGGAAGAGGGTGCCGTAGCCGGCGGTGATATTGCTCTGATCGACTTTGTCGGCCGCAGGGACGGAGTTGAATTTGAAGGCGGCCAGGGAACGGACTACTCTTTGGAGATTGGCTCCGGCACTTTTGTGCCCGGTTTTGAAGATCAGCTTATCGGGGTTGCTGTCGGTGAGACAAGGGATATTACCGTAACCTTCCCGGAAGACTATCCAAATGAAGATCTCAAAGGGCAGGAAGCTGTGTTTACCGTTACTATAAAGGGCATCAAGCGCAAAGAAGTTGCCGCCTTGGATGATGAGTTTGCCAAGGATGTCAGCGAATTTGATACCCTGGAGGAATTAAGAGCCGACTTGTTGAATAAGTTAAAAGAAGCCGCTGAGAATAAAGCCCGGCAGCAGATTAAGGGTGATGCGGTACAAAAGGCCGTGGAAAACGCGGCAGTTGATATTCCGGAGGAAATGGTCGATACACGGGTTGACGAAATGGTGGTAAACATGGAAAGACGCTTAATGTCTCAGGGTCTGACCATGGAAAATTATCTGAAATACACAGATTCCACTGTTGACGATATGAAAAAAAGTTTTCGTGATGATGCTAAAAGAGGTGTTAAGACAACCTTGGTGCTGGATGCTATTTCCAAGCAGGAAGCTATTGAGATTGGCGAGGAAGATTTGGAAAAAGAGATTGCCACAATGGCTGAAAATTACCAGCAGGATCCCAAGGTTTTGCGTAAAATACTTGAAGGACAGAATCAAATTGATTTTATCCGGGATGGTTTACAGCAACAAAAAGCCATTGATTTCATTGCCGAGCAAGCTGTGCTGGTGGAGGACACAAACCCGCCCGCTGAAGAATAA
- a CDS encoding ABC transporter ATP-binding protein — protein MEDKKESAFGRLLLFASQCRTKMILSVTIAVLGVGCGMLPYFVAASITVKIISKNYTFKELVLSVLLALGGYTGKVIFHAISTTLSHEATYTILKNIRGELVKKLPKLPLGYVLETPSGELKTTLVDTVEKMEQPLAHIIPEMTSNLLVPVCIFTYLFYLDWRIALISLVTIPIGLFLYKLLMNKYVYYYQKRVEAENAMNATVVEYINGIETIKAFNQSARSYEKYTNDVNNNCSAVTLFFKNTLLLYSAVMYTMPATLLFVLPSGLYFYMDGTLTLETLISCLILSFGLVGPLIQAMNLTDGIASLSTIIGKIGEILDADELNRPSDYKELKSYKIKFEDVSFGYNDTEILHSISFETVPKGITAIVGPSGSGKSTIAKLIASFWEAKSGQITLGNIDVKKLPLDHISNIISYVSQDCFLFNMSVRENIRVGKKDATDEEIIEAAKKASCHDFIMSLEHGYDTLAGEAGNHFSGGEKQRISIARAIIKNSPVIVLDEATAYTDPENEAIIQESISKLVKGKTLIVIAHRLSTIMSADNIIVMNQGEIAAQGTHNELLTRCEIYQDMWEAHVRTKDMDMKEAGGKNDD, from the coding sequence ATGGAAGATAAGAAAGAGAGTGCTTTTGGAAGGTTATTGCTATTTGCTTCACAATGCAGAACAAAAATGATATTGTCAGTCACCATTGCGGTATTGGGTGTCGGTTGCGGTATGCTCCCCTATTTCGTCGCTGCAAGCATTACAGTAAAGATTATAAGTAAAAACTATACTTTTAAGGAACTCGTCTTGAGCGTTCTTCTGGCATTGGGGGGATATACCGGGAAAGTAATCTTTCACGCAATATCCACTACTTTATCCCATGAAGCAACATATACAATTTTAAAAAACATTCGGGGTGAATTGGTAAAAAAGCTTCCAAAATTACCATTGGGCTATGTACTGGAAACTCCCTCCGGAGAATTGAAAACAACCCTTGTCGATACGGTGGAAAAAATGGAACAGCCCCTTGCCCATATCATACCTGAGATGACCTCGAATTTATTGGTTCCCGTATGTATATTTACATATTTATTCTATCTGGATTGGCGTATCGCTCTTATTTCTCTGGTCACCATACCAATCGGGTTATTTTTATATAAGCTGCTGATGAACAAATACGTTTATTATTATCAGAAACGTGTTGAAGCCGAAAATGCAATGAATGCAACCGTTGTAGAATACATTAACGGCATTGAAACCATTAAGGCATTCAATCAATCCGCACGTTCTTATGAGAAATACACGAATGATGTAAACAATAATTGTTCGGCAGTTACTCTATTCTTTAAAAATACTCTATTGCTGTATTCGGCAGTTATGTATACGATGCCCGCTACTTTGCTTTTTGTCCTTCCTTCCGGGCTTTACTTTTATATGGACGGGACTTTGACACTGGAAACACTTATTTCCTGCCTTATATTATCATTCGGTCTCGTAGGTCCACTGATTCAGGCGATGAATCTTACTGACGGGATTGCTTCCCTGAGCACCATTATTGGAAAAATAGGTGAAATACTTGATGCCGATGAACTTAACCGTCCTTCGGATTATAAAGAGTTAAAGAGTTATAAAATAAAATTTGAAGATGTTTCTTTCGGCTATAATGACACGGAAATTTTGCATAGCATATCCTTTGAAACTGTCCCGAAGGGAATAACCGCAATCGTAGGTCCTTCCGGTTCGGGAAAATCCACCATTGCCAAGTTAATAGCAAGCTTTTGGGAAGCAAAAAGCGGACAAATAACGTTAGGAAATATCGATGTGAAGAAACTGCCGTTAGACCACATAAGCAATATCATTTCTTATGTGTCGCAGGATTGTTTTTTATTCAATATGTCAGTAAGAGAAAATATTCGTGTTGGTAAAAAAGATGCAACAGATGAAGAAATAATAGAAGCTGCCAAGAAAGCCAGCTGTCACGATTTTATTATGTCTCTGGAACATGGATATGATACCTTGGCCGGTGAAGCCGGTAATCATTTTTCGGGCGGCGAGAAACAACGCATTTCAATTGCCAGAGCAATTATTAAAAACAGCCCGGTTATTGTATTGGACGAAGCCACGGCTTATACCGATCCGGAAAATGAAGCGATAATACAAGAATCCATATCCAAGCTCGTCAAAGGAAAAACACTGATAGTCATTGCCCACAGGCTTTCAACAATAATGTCGGCGGATAATATTATCGTAATGAATCAAGGTGAAATAGCCGCCCAGGGAACCCATAACGAATTGTTAACAAGATGCGAAATATACCAGGATATGTGGGAAGCTCATGTCAGGACTAAGGATATGGACATGAAGGAGGCAGGAGGGAAAAACGATGATTAA